A single genomic interval of Falco cherrug isolate bFalChe1 chromosome 8, bFalChe1.pri, whole genome shotgun sequence harbors:
- the LOC102053413 gene encoding zinc-binding protein A33 — protein sequence MASWSQDRSLREDLTCAICCQLFSEPVMLDCMHHFCKACIQGYWESCAHVPSCPQCRREFPSQGFRTHYLLSGLVEKVRRCGFAEHQHKMRKHLADALQARQKEMEKFLERKHATQEAINGLTKVSGELNLKIRAEFACLRQILEEKERAVLAELGEKEEQSLAQLHRDVHLLEEGISVLQRDIERIEQSLSKVEEVSLLEVESLNIRPSVRVETQPAFSLQHYRDSHSGPLQYMFWRQMLQSIHPAPAPLTFDTESAHPNLVFSRDLTAVTERNRALPVPSSPRRFLQCVNVLGLQTFDSGQHYWEVWVGSKTKWDLGVANEAVDRAAKVKLCPENGYWTLRLRNKNEYWATTTPSVRLTPRQPPRKVGVFLDCQEGTVTFFDARDMSHLFTFHQVSAERYCPFFSTCFSDGWDNIEPMRLCHLAL from the exons ATGGCCAGCTGGAGCCAGGACCGGAGCCTGCGGGAGGACCTGACATGTGCCATCTGCTGCCAGCTTTTCAGCGAGCCTGTCATGCTGGATTGCATGCACCACTTCTGCAAGGCCTGCATCCAGGGCTACTGGGAGAGCTGTGCCCatgtcccctcctgcccccagtgCCGCCGTGAGTTCCCCAGCCAGGGCTTCCGCACCCACTACCTGCTGTCGGGGCTGGTGGAGAAGGTGCGGCGCTGTGGCTTCGCAGAGCACCAGCACAAGATGCGG AAGCACCTGGCAGATGCTTTGCAAGCTCGTcagaaagagatggagaaattCTTGGAAAGGAAGCATGCAACACAGGAAGCTATCAACGGCCTGACG aAGGTGTCTGGGGAGCTGAACTTGAAGATCCGGGCAGAGTTTGCCTGCCTTCGTCAGAtcctggaagaaaaggagagagctgtgctggcagagctgggtgaaaaagaagagcagtcgctggcacagctgcacaggGATGTCCACTTGCTGGAGGAGGGGATATCGGTGCTGCAGAGGGACATAGAGCGCATAGAGCAGTCCCTGAGCAAGGTGGAAGAGGTGTCATTGCTGGAG GTGGAGAGCCTGAATATCAG GCCCTCGGTGCGCGTTGAGACCCAGCCTGCCTTCAGCCTGCAGCACTACAGGGACAGCCACAGCGGCCCCTTGCAGTACATGTTCTGGAGACAGATGCTGCAGTCTATCCACCCCG ctcctgccccgCTCACCTTTGATACTGAGTCAGCCCACCCCAACCTGGTGTTCTCCAGAGACCTGACAGCAGTGACAGAGAGGAATCgagccctgcctgtccccagcagcccccggcGCTTCCTTCAGTGTGTCAATGTCCTGGGCTTGCAGACCTTTGACAGCGGCCAGCACTACTGGGAGGTTTGGGTGGGCAGCAAAACCAAGTGGGACCTGGGGGTGGCCAATGAGGCTGTGGACCGGGCGGCAAAGGTCAAGCTGTGCCCGGAGAATGGCTACTGGACGCTTCGCCTGCGGAACAAGAATGAATACTgggccaccaccaccccctcgGTGCGCCTGActccccgccagcccccccGGAAAGTGGGGGTCTTCCTGGATTGCCAGGAGGGCACTGTCACCTTCTTTGATGCCAGGGACATGTCCCACCTCTTCACCTTCCACCAGGTCTCTGCAGAGAGGTACTGCCCCTTCTTCAGCACCTGCTTCAGTGATGGGTGGGACAACATAGAGCCCATGCGCCTCTGCCACCTGGCCCTGTGA